Proteins found in one Streptomyces sp. CB09001 genomic segment:
- the ectA gene encoding diaminobutyrate acetyltransferase — MTAAQADLQIDRPRVADGAALWRIARDSKVLDLNSSYSYLLWCRDFAATSAVARDESGEPVGFVTGYVRPDRPDTLLVWQVAVDEAYRGRRLAASLLDGLAARTVAEHGLTTLETTISPDNTASQRLFTSFAERRGARLEREVLFGTELFPDGPHEPEVLYRIGPLSATG, encoded by the coding sequence ATGACTGCCGCCCAAGCAGACCTGCAAATCGATCGTCCGAGAGTGGCCGACGGCGCCGCCCTGTGGCGGATAGCGAGGGATTCCAAGGTCCTCGACCTCAACTCCTCCTACAGCTATCTGCTCTGGTGCCGGGACTTCGCCGCCACGTCGGCCGTCGCCCGCGACGAGAGCGGTGAGCCGGTCGGCTTCGTCACCGGATACGTACGACCGGACCGCCCGGACACCCTGCTCGTGTGGCAGGTGGCGGTGGACGAGGCGTACCGCGGGCGCCGGCTCGCCGCGTCCCTGCTCGACGGGCTGGCCGCGCGCACCGTCGCGGAACACGGGCTGACCACCCTGGAGACCACCATCTCCCCCGACAACACCGCCTCCCAGCGGCTGTTCACCTCCTTCGCCGAGCGCCGCGGCGCCCGGCTCGAGCGCGAGGTGCTGTTCGGCACGGAGCTGTTCCCCGACGGACCGCACGAGCCCGAGGTCCTGTACCGCATAGGCCCGCTGTCCGCCACCGGCTGA
- the thpD gene encoding ectoine hydroxylase has protein sequence MTTTTNVTDLYPTRGATEVATPRQDPVVWGSPDTPGPVSAGDLQALDRDGFLAVDQLIAPDEVGEYQRELERLTTDPAIRADERSIVEPQSKEIRSVFEVHRISEVFAKLVRDERVVGRARQILGSDVYVHQSRINVKPGFGASGFYWHSDFETWHAEDGLPNMRTISVSIALTENYDTNGGLMIMPGSHKTFLGCAGATPKDNYKKSLQMQDAGTPSDEGLTKMASEYGIKLFTGKAGSATWFDCNCMHGSGDNITPFPRSNVFIVFNSVENTAVEPFAAPIRRPEFIGARDFTPVR, from the coding sequence GTGACCACGACCACGAACGTCACCGACCTCTATCCCACCCGCGGCGCCACCGAGGTGGCGACTCCCCGGCAGGACCCGGTGGTCTGGGGCTCCCCGGACACGCCCGGTCCCGTGTCGGCCGGTGACCTCCAGGCGCTGGACCGCGACGGCTTCCTCGCCGTCGACCAGCTGATCGCCCCGGACGAGGTCGGCGAGTACCAGCGCGAGCTGGAGCGGCTCACCACCGACCCGGCCATCCGGGCGGACGAGCGCTCGATCGTCGAGCCGCAGTCCAAGGAGATCCGGTCGGTCTTCGAGGTGCACAGGATCAGTGAGGTCTTCGCCAAGCTGGTGCGCGACGAGCGCGTGGTCGGGCGGGCGCGGCAGATCCTCGGCTCGGACGTCTACGTCCACCAGTCGCGGATCAACGTCAAGCCGGGCTTCGGGGCCAGCGGCTTCTACTGGCACTCGGACTTCGAGACCTGGCACGCCGAGGACGGCCTGCCCAACATGCGCACGATCTCGGTCTCGATCGCGCTCACCGAGAACTACGACACCAACGGCGGTCTGATGATCATGCCGGGGTCGCACAAGACGTTCCTCGGGTGCGCGGGGGCCACGCCGAAGGACAACTACAAGAAGTCCCTGCAGATGCAGGACGCCGGGACGCCGTCCGACGAGGGCCTGACGAAGATGGCCTCGGAGTACGGCATCAAGCTGTTCACCGGCAAGGCCGGTTCGGCGACCTGGTTCGACTGCAACTGCATGCACGGTTCGGGCGACAACATCACGCCGTTCCCGCGCAGTAACGTCTTCATCGTGTTCAACAGCGTGGAGAACACGGCCGTGGAGCCCTTCGCGGCTCCGATCCGGCGGCCGGAGTTCATTGGCGCGCGGGACTTCACACCAGTGAGGTGA
- a CDS encoding GNAT family N-acetyltransferase — protein sequence MHIALREVHDSDLPVFFRQMNDPEALRMAAFTPKDPADWDAFTAHWTKIRASRDVVRTILGDGDVIGSTAVYGEPGEREVTYWVDRAYWGRGVATAALRALLTAVPDRPLYARAAADNTGSRRVLEKCGFVISARARGFATARGTEIDEVVLHLAE from the coding sequence ATGCACATCGCACTGCGCGAGGTTCACGACAGCGATCTGCCCGTCTTCTTCCGGCAGATGAACGATCCGGAGGCCCTGCGCATGGCGGCCTTCACCCCGAAGGACCCCGCCGACTGGGACGCGTTCACGGCCCACTGGACGAAGATCCGGGCCTCCCGCGACGTCGTGCGGACCATCCTCGGCGACGGTGACGTCATCGGCAGCACGGCCGTGTACGGGGAGCCGGGCGAGCGCGAGGTGACGTACTGGGTGGACCGGGCGTACTGGGGGCGGGGCGTGGCGACGGCCGCACTGCGCGCCCTGCTCACCGCGGTGCCGGACCGCCCGCTGTACGCGCGGGCGGCGGCCGACAACACGGGCTCGCGGCGCGTGCTGGAGAAGTGCGGCTTCGTGATCAGCGCGCGGGCGCGGGGGTTCGCGACCGCCCGGGGCACGGAGATCGACGAGGTCGTCCTGCACCTCGCGGAATGA
- a CDS encoding aminotransferase class V-fold PLP-dependent enzyme, with translation MDGEVTGPHSGAMESFENLVRTEFAPKTTYLNTASTGLLPARSLVAMRDAAASAAEGQPLDMFADVEAARAACARLMGVPATRVATGASVATFSGLVAASLPAGAEVLTAEGDFSSLVNPLHTRGDLKVRSVPLERIAESVGPDTALVAVSSVQSADGRIADLATLRDAARAHGARTLIDTSQAGGWLPTDADDFDYVTAVGYKWVLCPRGVAFLVVPEDLGAAAGLTPLFAGWATGEHPWDSCYGPVEELAHSARRFDESPALFSYTGARHSLALIEELGVDAVHAHDTALADRFREGVRSLGHEPVDAPGSAIVSVPGLGHRQGELGRAGVQVSDRAGNLRAAFHVYNTAADVDRLLDVLAG, from the coding sequence ATGGACGGGGAGGTCACCGGGCCGCACAGTGGTGCCATGGAGAGCTTCGAGAATCTCGTCCGTACCGAGTTCGCCCCGAAGACCACATACCTGAACACCGCCAGCACCGGCCTGCTCCCCGCCCGGAGCCTCGTGGCGATGCGTGACGCCGCGGCGTCCGCGGCGGAGGGGCAGCCGCTCGACATGTTCGCCGACGTCGAGGCGGCACGGGCCGCCTGCGCCCGGCTCATGGGGGTGCCCGCCACCCGGGTCGCGACCGGCGCGTCGGTCGCCACGTTCAGCGGGCTCGTCGCCGCGTCGCTGCCGGCGGGGGCCGAGGTCCTCACCGCGGAGGGCGACTTCAGCTCCCTCGTGAACCCGCTCCACACGCGCGGCGACCTCAAGGTGCGCAGCGTGCCGCTGGAGCGGATCGCCGAGTCCGTGGGCCCGGACACCGCGCTCGTGGCGGTCAGCTCCGTGCAGTCCGCCGACGGACGGATCGCCGACCTCGCTACGCTGCGCGACGCCGCCCGGGCGCACGGGGCACGGACGCTGATCGACACCTCCCAGGCGGGCGGCTGGCTGCCGACGGACGCGGACGACTTCGACTACGTGACCGCCGTCGGCTACAAGTGGGTGCTCTGCCCGCGCGGCGTCGCCTTCCTCGTGGTCCCGGAGGACCTGGGAGCGGCGGCCGGGCTCACCCCGCTGTTCGCCGGGTGGGCGACCGGTGAGCACCCCTGGGACAGCTGCTACGGCCCCGTCGAGGAACTCGCGCACTCCGCCCGGCGGTTCGACGAGTCCCCCGCGCTGTTCTCCTACACCGGCGCCCGGCACTCCCTGGCCCTGATCGAGGAACTGGGCGTCGACGCCGTGCACGCCCACGACACCGCTCTCGCCGACCGGTTCCGCGAAGGGGTGCGCTCGCTGGGCCACGAGCCGGTGGACGCGCCGGGCTCCGCGATCGTCTCCGTGCCGGGGCTCGGCCACCGGCAGGGCGAGCTGGGCAGGGCCGGCGTCCAGGTCTCCGACCGGGCGGGCAATCTGCGGGCCGCCTTCCACGTGTACAACACCGCGGCCGACGTGGACCGGCTGCTCGACGTGCTGGCGGGCTGA
- a CDS encoding ectoine synthase, which translates to MIVRSFKEFEGTDRHVKSASGTWESTRIVLAKEKVGFSVHETILYAGTETSMWYANHIEAVVCTKGDAELTDRETGKTYHITPGTMYLLDGHERHTLKVKEDFHCICVFNPPVTGREDHDENGVYPLLTEEV; encoded by the coding sequence GTGATCGTCCGTTCGTTCAAGGAGTTCGAAGGCACCGACCGGCACGTGAAGAGCGCGTCCGGCACCTGGGAAAGCACCCGGATCGTCCTCGCCAAGGAGAAGGTCGGCTTCTCCGTGCACGAGACGATCCTGTACGCGGGTACGGAGACGTCGATGTGGTACGCCAACCACATCGAGGCCGTCGTCTGCACCAAGGGCGACGCCGAGTTGACCGACCGCGAGACGGGGAAGACGTACCACATCACGCCGGGCACGATGTATCTCCTCGACGGCCACGAGCGGCACACGCTCAAGGTCAAGGAGGACTTCCACTGCATCTGTGTCTTCAACCCGCCCGTCACCGGACGGGAGGATCACGACGAGAACGGCGTCTACCCGCTGCTCACCGAGGAGGTGTGA
- the ectB gene encoding diaminobutyrate--2-oxoglutarate transaminase: protein MTITQPDLSVFETVESEVRSYCRGWPTVFDRAVGSRMYDEDGHEYLDFFAGAGSLNYGHNNAVLKRALIDYLERDGVTHGLDMSTTAKRRFLETFQNTILRKRDLPYKVMFPGPTGTNAVEAALKLARKVKGRESIVSFTNAFHGMSLGSLAVTGNAFKRAGAGIPLVHGTPMPFDNYFDGTVEDFIWFERLLEDQGSGLNKPAAVIVETVQGEGGINVARAEWLRALAELCERQDMLLIVDDIQMGCGRTGAFFSFEEAGITPDIVTVSKSISGYGMPMALTLFKPELDVWEPGEHNGTFRGNNPAFVTATATLEAYWADGSAMEKQTRKRGEQVEQHMIAITEENLADVKEYRGRGLVWGLEFHDKDRAGRVAKRAFELGLLIETSGPESEVVKLLPALTITPDELDEGMKTLARAVRETA from the coding sequence GTGACCATCACCCAGCCCGACCTCAGCGTCTTCGAGACCGTCGAGTCCGAGGTGCGCAGCTACTGCCGCGGCTGGCCCACCGTCTTCGACCGTGCGGTCGGCAGCCGCATGTACGACGAGGACGGCCACGAGTACCTCGACTTCTTCGCCGGAGCGGGCTCGCTCAACTACGGGCACAACAACGCCGTCCTGAAACGCGCGCTGATCGACTACCTGGAGCGGGACGGCGTCACGCACGGGCTCGACATGTCGACGACCGCCAAGCGCCGCTTCCTGGAGACGTTCCAGAACACCATCCTGCGCAAGCGCGACCTGCCGTACAAGGTCATGTTTCCGGGCCCGACGGGTACCAACGCCGTCGAGGCCGCGCTGAAGCTGGCGCGCAAGGTCAAGGGACGCGAGTCGATCGTGTCCTTCACCAACGCCTTCCACGGCATGTCGCTGGGCTCGCTCGCCGTGACCGGCAACGCGTTCAAGCGGGCCGGCGCCGGCATCCCGCTGGTGCACGGCACGCCCATGCCGTTCGACAACTACTTCGACGGCACCGTCGAGGACTTCATCTGGTTCGAGCGGCTGCTCGAGGACCAGGGCTCCGGCCTGAACAAGCCGGCCGCCGTGATCGTCGAGACGGTGCAGGGCGAGGGCGGCATCAACGTCGCCCGGGCCGAGTGGCTGCGTGCCCTGGCCGAGCTGTGCGAGCGCCAGGACATGCTGCTCATCGTCGACGACATCCAGATGGGCTGCGGCCGTACCGGCGCCTTTTTCTCCTTCGAGGAGGCGGGCATCACGCCGGACATCGTCACCGTCTCCAAGTCCATCAGCGGCTACGGCATGCCGATGGCGCTGACCCTGTTCAAGCCGGAGCTGGACGTCTGGGAGCCGGGCGAGCACAACGGCACCTTCCGCGGCAACAACCCGGCCTTCGTCACGGCGACCGCCACGCTGGAGGCGTACTGGGCCGACGGTTCGGCGATGGAGAAGCAGACCCGCAAGCGCGGCGAGCAGGTCGAGCAGCACATGATCGCCATCACCGAGGAGAACCTCGCCGACGTCAAGGAGTACCGCGGCCGCGGCCTGGTCTGGGGCCTGGAGTTCCACGACAAGGACCGCGCGGGCCGGGTCGCCAAGCGCGCCTTCGAGCTGGGGCTGCTCATCGAGACCTCCGGCCCCGAGAGCGAGGTCGTCAAACTGCTGCCGGCGCTCACCATCACGCCCGACGAGCTGGACGAGGGCATGAAGACCCTGGCCAGGGCCGTGCGCGAGACCGCGTGA
- a CDS encoding DsbA family oxidoreductase, with protein MRVEIWSDIACPWCYVGKARFEKALAAFPHRDGVEVVHRSFELDPGRAKDDVQPVLTMLTAKYGMSEAQAQAGEDNLGAQAAAEGLDYRTRDRDHGSTFDLHRLLHLARERGRHEALLDAFYRGNFADERSVFNDDERLVELAVGAGLDADEARAVLADPAAYADEVRADEREAAQLGATGVPFFVLDRAYGVSGAQPAEVFTQALTQAWGERTPLKLIDDGGAEACGPDGCAVPQK; from the coding sequence ATGCGCGTCGAGATCTGGAGCGACATCGCCTGCCCCTGGTGCTACGTGGGCAAGGCCCGCTTCGAGAAGGCGCTCGCGGCCTTCCCGCACCGTGACGGCGTCGAGGTGGTCCACCGTTCGTTCGAACTGGACCCCGGGCGCGCCAAGGACGACGTGCAGCCGGTGCTGACGATGCTCACCGCCAAGTACGGCATGAGTGAGGCGCAGGCGCAGGCCGGTGAGGACAACCTCGGAGCGCAGGCGGCCGCCGAGGGCCTGGACTACCGCACCCGGGACCGCGACCACGGCAGCACCTTCGACCTGCACCGCCTGCTGCACCTCGCCAGGGAGCGGGGACGGCACGAGGCGCTCCTCGACGCCTTCTACCGGGGCAACTTCGCCGACGAGCGCTCCGTGTTCAACGACGACGAGCGGCTCGTGGAGCTGGCCGTCGGCGCCGGGCTCGACGCGGACGAGGCCCGCGCGGTGCTCGCCGACCCCGCCGCCTACGCCGACGAGGTGCGCGCCGACGAGCGCGAGGCCGCCCAGCTCGGGGCCACCGGGGTGCCGTTCTTCGTGCTCGACCGGGCCTACGGAGTCTCGGGCGCCCAGCCCGCCGAGGTCTTCACCCAGGCGCTGACCCAGGCGTGGGGCGAGCGCACGCCGTTGAAGCTGATCGACGACGGAGGCGCCGAGGCCTGCGGTCCGGACGGGTGCGCGGTGCCCCAGAAGTGA
- a CDS encoding penicillin-binding transpeptidase domain-containing protein — translation MNKTIRRASVLTLLLVFALLVRATWVQFYEGQALADGKDNRRNAIETYAEPLGNIVVAGRSVTGSAPTEGGDLAYKRTYENGKLYAAVTGYASQAYAPTQLEGVYQDVLNGTDPRLKTVLDTVTGTRAEPGNVVTTIDPDVQKAGFDALGDTKGAAVAIDPETGRILSVVSTPSYDPTSLTDANTAGEAWQKLTADPDKPLTNRALRQPLPPGSTFKLVVAAAALENGLYGSVDERTDSPDPYTLPDTTTDLTNENPNAPCENATIRTALQYSCNNVFAKMAVDLGQDELRAMAEKFGFNDETQDVPVRAWTSVYPKDMNRSSTALTGIGQFDVTATPLQMAMVSAALANGGELVSPHMVSQVTDSGGDVLEDHTDADSKRIVSSTTADQLQSAMETVVEDGTGSNAQISGATVGGKTGTAQHGENNSKTPYAWFTSYAKSDSSDKEVAVAVIVEQSDAARSEVSGNGLAAPVAKAMMEAALNG, via the coding sequence ATGAACAAGACGATCAGGCGCGCCTCGGTCCTCACGCTGCTCCTGGTGTTCGCTCTGCTGGTCAGGGCGACCTGGGTGCAGTTCTACGAGGGACAGGCGCTCGCGGACGGCAAGGACAACAGGCGGAACGCGATCGAGACGTACGCGGAGCCGCTCGGGAACATCGTGGTGGCCGGCCGGTCGGTCACCGGCTCGGCGCCGACGGAGGGCGGCGATCTCGCGTACAAACGCACGTACGAGAACGGGAAGCTGTACGCGGCGGTGACGGGCTACGCCTCGCAGGCGTACGCGCCGACCCAGCTGGAGGGCGTCTACCAGGACGTGCTCAACGGCACCGATCCGCGGCTGAAGACGGTACTGGACACGGTCACCGGCACCCGGGCCGAGCCGGGCAACGTGGTGACGACCATCGACCCGGACGTGCAGAAGGCCGGGTTCGACGCGCTGGGCGACACGAAGGGCGCCGCGGTCGCGATCGACCCGGAGACGGGCCGGATCCTCTCGGTCGTGTCGACCCCCTCGTACGACCCGACGTCGCTGACCGACGCGAACACCGCCGGTGAGGCCTGGCAGAAGCTCACCGCCGACCCGGACAAGCCGCTGACCAACCGGGCGCTGCGCCAGCCGCTGCCGCCGGGCTCGACGTTCAAGCTGGTCGTGGCGGCCGCCGCGCTGGAGAACGGGCTGTACGGCTCGGTGGACGAGAGGACCGACAGTCCCGACCCGTACACCCTGCCGGACACCACGACCGACCTGACCAACGAGAATCCGAACGCCCCCTGCGAGAACGCCACGATCCGCACCGCGCTGCAGTACTCGTGCAACAACGTCTTCGCCAAGATGGCCGTCGACCTCGGCCAGGACGAGCTGCGCGCCATGGCCGAGAAGTTCGGCTTCAACGACGAGACTCAGGACGTACCGGTACGGGCCTGGACCAGCGTCTACCCGAAGGACATGAACCGCTCGTCCACCGCTCTGACGGGCATCGGCCAGTTCGACGTGACGGCGACCCCGCTCCAGATGGCGATGGTCTCCGCGGCCCTCGCCAACGGCGGCGAGCTGGTCTCCCCGCACATGGTGTCGCAGGTCACCGACAGCGGCGGCGACGTCCTGGAGGACCACACCGACGCGGACTCGAAGCGCATCGTCAGCTCCACCACCGCCGACCAGCTGCAATCGGCCATGGAGACCGTCGTCGAGGACGGCACGGGGTCCAACGCGCAGATCTCCGGGGCGACGGTGGGCGGCAAGACGGGCACGGCCCAGCACGGCGAGAACAACAGCAAGACGCCGTACGCCTGGTTCACCTCCTACGCCAAGTCCGACTCGTCGGACAAGGAGGTCGCGGTGGCGGTCATCGTCGAGCAGTCCGACGCGGCCCGCAGCGAGGTCAGCGGCAACGGCCTGGCGGCCCCGGTGGCCAAGGCGATGATGGAGGCGGCGCTCAACGGCTGA
- a CDS encoding DUF1349 domain-containing protein, with amino-acid sequence MTLELPELPFTLRPHGPDGRWSYADGVLTGVAGPRQDRFVPPTGEALESVSDAPRLLGAPDGDFQLIARVSVGFRGAFDAGVLYVHVGERAWAKLCLEYSPDVPTVCTVVTRGHSDDCNSFTVEGDSVWFRVSRSGRAFAFHASLDGKRWTFVRLFTLGDEGETGAALVGFLAQAPTGEGCTVTFDHLEFRPAWPADLRDGS; translated from the coding sequence ATGACTCTCGAACTCCCCGAACTGCCCTTCACCCTCCGTCCCCATGGCCCCGACGGCCGCTGGTCCTACGCCGACGGTGTGCTCACCGGCGTCGCCGGGCCCCGGCAGGACCGGTTCGTGCCGCCCACCGGGGAAGCGCTGGAGTCCGTGTCCGACGCGCCGCGGTTGCTGGGGGCGCCCGACGGGGACTTCCAGCTGATCGCGCGTGTGTCGGTCGGGTTCCGGGGTGCCTTCGACGCCGGGGTGCTCTACGTGCACGTGGGGGAGCGGGCCTGGGCCAAGCTCTGTCTGGAGTACTCGCCCGACGTGCCCACCGTCTGCACGGTGGTCACCCGGGGACACTCCGACGACTGCAACTCCTTCACCGTGGAGGGGGACTCCGTCTGGTTCCGGGTGAGCCGGAGCGGACGGGCCTTCGCCTTCCACGCCTCGCTCGACGGGAAGCGCTGGACCTTCGTACGCCTCTTCACGCTGGGTGATGAGGGGGAGACGGGGGCGGCCCTGGTCGGCTTCCTGGCGCAGGCACCGACGGGGGAGGGGTGCACGGTGACGTTCGACCACCTGGAGTTCCGGCCCGCCTGGCCCGCGGATCTGCGGGACGGCAGCTGA
- a CDS encoding aldehyde dehydrogenase (NADP(+)), with product MAAAPVWSVDPRTGKQREQVAVEATAQEVDAAVRAAHAARDALADRTVRAAFLRSAADELKAAEGTLVEVADAETALGPVRLTGELARTCYQLRAFADIVDEGEYLGVVVNHPDDTATPPIPDLRRYKVPLGVVAVYSASNFPFAFSVPGGDTASALAAGCPVVVKAHPDHPALSELVAKVLRRAAARHDIPDGVLGLVHGFEAGVELIKHPLVTAAGFTGSVRGGRALFDAAAARPVPIPFHGELGSLNPVVVTEAAATERAEAIGAGLAGSMTLGVGQFCVKPGLVLVPAGDAGDGLVKSLTDAVSATDAGVLLDHRMRDNFVAGVAERAALPDVDSPVTPGSGGEHTVSAGFLTVPAARLAAEGEYDLLLEECFGPVTVVARYQDEGEVRGVLSRLPGNLTATVQLSAEEVAGEGAGAALLAEVTPLAGRVLVNGWPTGVAVAAAQQHGGPYPATTSTSTSVGGTAIERWLRPVAYQGVPEALLPVELRDDNPLGLPRRFNGVLER from the coding sequence GTGGCAGCAGCACCAGTCTGGAGTGTCGACCCCCGTACCGGGAAGCAGCGTGAACAGGTCGCCGTGGAAGCCACGGCCCAGGAGGTGGACGCCGCCGTCCGCGCCGCGCACGCCGCCCGGGACGCCCTCGCCGACCGCACCGTCCGCGCGGCCTTCCTGCGGAGCGCCGCCGACGAGCTGAAGGCGGCCGAGGGCACCCTCGTCGAGGTGGCCGACGCGGAGACCGCGCTCGGCCCGGTCCGGCTCACCGGCGAACTCGCCCGCACCTGCTACCAGCTGCGGGCCTTCGCCGACATCGTCGACGAGGGCGAGTACCTCGGCGTGGTCGTCAACCACCCCGACGACACGGCCACCCCGCCCATCCCCGACCTGCGCCGCTACAAGGTGCCGCTCGGCGTCGTCGCCGTCTACTCCGCCTCCAACTTCCCCTTCGCCTTCTCCGTCCCCGGCGGCGACACCGCGAGCGCCCTCGCGGCCGGCTGCCCGGTCGTCGTCAAGGCGCACCCCGACCACCCGGCCCTGTCCGAGCTGGTCGCCAAGGTGCTGCGCCGGGCCGCCGCCCGGCACGACATCCCGGACGGCGTCCTCGGCCTGGTGCACGGCTTCGAGGCGGGCGTCGAGCTGATCAAGCACCCGCTGGTCACCGCGGCGGGCTTCACGGGCTCGGTCCGCGGCGGCCGTGCGCTGTTCGACGCGGCGGCGGCACGTCCGGTGCCGATCCCCTTCCACGGCGAGCTGGGCTCGCTGAACCCGGTCGTCGTCACGGAGGCGGCGGCCACCGAGCGGGCGGAGGCGATCGGTGCGGGGCTGGCCGGTTCCATGACCCTGGGCGTCGGTCAGTTCTGCGTCAAGCCCGGCCTGGTGCTCGTGCCGGCCGGTGACGCCGGTGACGGCCTGGTCAAGTCGCTCACCGACGCGGTCAGCGCCACCGACGCCGGTGTGCTCCTCGACCACCGCATGCGGGACAACTTCGTCGCGGGCGTCGCCGAGCGTGCCGCGCTGCCCGACGTCGACTCCCCGGTGACGCCGGGCTCGGGCGGCGAGCACACCGTCAGCGCCGGGTTCCTCACGGTGCCGGCGGCGCGGCTGGCGGCGGAGGGCGAGTACGACCTGCTCCTGGAGGAGTGCTTCGGGCCGGTCACCGTGGTGGCCCGCTACCAGGACGAGGGTGAGGTGCGGGGGGTGCTGTCGCGACTGCCGGGGAACCTCACGGCGACCGTGCAGCTCTCCGCCGAGGAGGTGGCGGGGGAGGGCGCCGGGGCGGCGCTCCTCGCCGAGGTGACGCCGCTGGCGGGGCGGGTGCTCGTCAATGGCTGGCCCACGGGGGTTGCCGTGGCGGCGGCTCAGCAGCACGGGGGGCCGTACCCGGCGACCACTTCGACGTCCACGTCGGTGGGGGGTACCGCCATCGAGCGGTGGTTGCGGCCGGTGGCCTATCAGGGGGTGCCGGAGGCGTTGTTGCCGGTGGAGTTGCGGGATGACAATCCGCTGGGGCTGCCGAGGCGGTTCAACGGGGTTCTTGAGCGGTAG
- a CDS encoding IclR family transcriptional regulator, with translation MSAVETGGGAQVKSAVRTVELLEYFAGRPGMHSLASVQEAVGYPKSSLYMLLRTLVELGWVETDATGTRYGIGVRALLVGTSYIDGDEVVAAARPTLDRLSDDTTETIHLARLDGTNVVYLATRQSQHYLRPFTRVGRRLPAHSTSLGKALLSTYTDEQVRKLLPETLPALTEHTITDREKLIEELRLVREQGFAVDREENTLGLRCFGVAVPYRTPARDAISCSVPVARLTPAHEQMVKDALFDARDRLTLATRRL, from the coding sequence ATGTCGGCTGTCGAGACGGGGGGCGGAGCGCAGGTCAAGTCCGCGGTGCGGACGGTTGAGCTGCTCGAGTACTTCGCCGGGCGCCCCGGTATGCACTCCCTCGCGTCGGTCCAGGAGGCCGTCGGTTATCCCAAGTCCAGTCTCTACATGCTGCTGCGCACGCTGGTGGAGCTGGGCTGGGTGGAGACGGACGCCACGGGCACGCGGTACGGCATCGGGGTGCGGGCGCTGCTGGTCGGCACCTCGTACATCGACGGCGACGAGGTGGTCGCGGCGGCCCGGCCGACGCTGGACCGGCTCTCCGACGACACGACGGAGACCATCCACCTGGCGCGCCTGGACGGCACGAACGTGGTGTACCTGGCCACCCGCCAGTCCCAGCACTACCTGCGGCCGTTCACCCGGGTCGGCCGCCGGCTGCCCGCGCACTCGACCTCGCTGGGCAAGGCGCTGCTGAGCACGTACACCGACGAGCAGGTGCGCAAGCTGCTCCCGGAGACCCTCCCGGCGCTGACGGAGCACACCATCACCGACCGGGAGAAGCTCATCGAGGAGCTGCGTCTGGTGCGGGAGCAGGGCTTCGCCGTGGACCGCGAGGAGAACACGCTGGGGCTGCGCTGCTTCGGCGTGGCGGTCCCCTACCGCACCCCCGCGCGGGACGCGATCAGCTGCTCGGTGCCGGTGGCGCGGCTGACGCCCGCGCACGAGCAGATGGTGAAGGACGCTCTGTTCGACGCGCGGGACCGGCTGACACTGGCCACGCGTAGGCTCTGA
- a CDS encoding SigE family RNA polymerase sigma factor → MGTVVDDAASAEFRAFFERHYAELARLAHLLTGEPDAADDLAADALLALWHRWDRVRAADHPVAYARGVVANLARTRVRAAVRERRRVALFWSQREERTENPDVAGVVDVREALRRLPFRKRACVVLRHSFDLSEKDTALALGISVGTVKSQTSKGVAELQRLLGTRTAPRAPGQVRAAIAHSGETAGGTR, encoded by the coding sequence GTGGGGACAGTCGTCGACGACGCCGCCTCCGCGGAGTTCCGCGCCTTCTTCGAGCGCCACTACGCCGAACTGGCCCGGCTCGCCCACCTGCTGACGGGTGAGCCGGACGCCGCCGACGACCTGGCGGCGGACGCCCTGCTGGCCCTGTGGCACCGCTGGGACCGGGTGCGCGCGGCCGACCACCCGGTGGCGTACGCGCGCGGTGTCGTCGCCAACCTCGCCCGTACCCGCGTCCGGGCCGCCGTGCGCGAGCGCAGACGCGTCGCCCTGTTCTGGTCGCAGCGCGAGGAGCGGACGGAGAATCCCGACGTCGCGGGCGTGGTGGACGTGCGGGAGGCGCTGCGCCGGCTGCCGTTCCGCAAACGGGCGTGCGTGGTGCTGCGGCACTCCTTCGATCTCTCCGAGAAGGACACGGCGCTCGCCCTGGGCATCTCGGTGGGGACGGTCAAGAGCCAGACCTCGAAGGGGGTGGCCGAACTCCAGCGGCTGCTCGGCACCCGGACCGCTCCCCGCGCTCCCGGGCAGGTGCGCGCGGCGATCGCGCACAGCGGTGAGACCGCGGGCGGGACCCGGTGA